From a single Peromyscus maniculatus bairdii isolate BWxNUB_F1_BW_parent chromosome 4, HU_Pman_BW_mat_3.1, whole genome shotgun sequence genomic region:
- the LOC102909741 gene encoding olfactory receptor 10AG1-like — translation MDDTKMRLADNVSTVTQFILLGFSDLPNLQGFLFGMFFIVYLIILVGNSFIIMITRLDPALQKPMYFFLSNFSSLEICYVSVTLPRILFNIGTQNRSISKVACATQNCFFLMLGATECFLLAVMSYDRYVAICNPLHYPLVMNPIKCTQLAAGSWLGGIPVQIAQTCQIFSLHFCNSNQINHFFCDLPPILKLACGDTFVNELSVYLVIILFAAVPFMLILASYTRIIATILKLPTATGRAKAFSTCSSHLLVVFLFFGSATVTYLRPKSTHSPGTDKLLSLFYTIVTPMFNPLIYSLRNKDVIAALRKFLLRR, via the coding sequence ATGGACGACACAAAGATGAGGTTAGCGGACAATGTCTCCACAGTCACACAATTCATCCTTCTGGGATTCTCAGATCTGCCCAACCTCCAGGGGTTTCTGTTTGGAATGTTCTTCATAGTTTACTTAATTATCCTAGTTGGAAATAGTTTCATAATTATGATAACCAGGCTTGATCCAGCACTACAGAAGCCGATGTATTTTTTCCTGTCAAATTTTTCTTCTCTGGAAATCTGTTATGTATCAGTCACTCTTCCTAGAATTCTGTTCAATATTGGTACTCAGAATAGAAGTATATCCAAGGTTGCCTGTGCCACACAAAACTGCTTCTTCCTTATGCTGGGAGCCACTGAATGCTTCCTTCTGGCTGTGAtgtcctatgaccgctatgtggctaTCTGCAACCCTCTGCACTATCCCTTGGTTATGAACCCAATAAAGTGCACTCAGCTGGCAGCAGGCTCCTGGCTTGGTGGCATCCCAGTTCAGATAGCACAAACATGTCAGATATTCTCTCTACACTTTTGCAATTCTAACCAAATCAACCACTTCTTCTGTGACTTACCTCCCATTCTCAAGCTGGCCTGTGGGGACACTTTTGTTAATGAGCTGTCTGTCTACTTAGTGATTATCCTCTTTGCTGCAGTCCCTTTTATGTTGATCCTTGCCTCTTATACCAGAATCATTGCCACCATTCTGAAGTTGCCAACAGCCACAGGACGGGCAAAAGCCTTCTCCACGTGTTCTTCCCATTTGcttgtggtatttttgttttttggatcaGCTACTGTTACCTACTTGAGGCCAAAGTCCACACATTCTCCAGGAACCGACAAACTGCTCTCTCTATTCTACACGATTGTGACCCCTATGTTCAACCCCCTGATATACAGCCTTAGGAACAAGGATGTGATTGCTGCACTGAGGAAATTCTTACTTAGAAGATAA
- the LOC102909422 gene encoding olfactory receptor 10AG1-like: MNHQQNPQGGNLTNLKEFVLLGFSDVPHLQWFLFGLLIVMYSFILLGNGFIVLITRVDSALQTPMYFFLGNFSFLEICYVSITLPRMVFNLSTQRRSISFIACAIQMCCTLILGATECLLLAVMAYDRYMAICNPLHYPLVMNQRVCSQLVIGCWISGIPAQIGQTSQIFSLSFCGSNQINHFFCDIPPILHLACGDIFMNEMLVFLGAVIFVLVPFLLIVFSYSKIISTVLKLPSATSRVKAFSTCSSHLAVVILFFGSAMITYFTSNTSHSGGTDKVLSLFYTVVTPMFNPLVYSLRNKDIIVALRKFLCKQITKI; the protein is encoded by the coding sequence ATGAACCACCAACAAAATCCACAAGGAGGAAATCTAACCAATCTGAAGGAGTTTGTTCTTCTGGGATTTTCAGATGTTCCCCATCTCCAGTGGTTTCTATTTGGACTCTTGATTGTCATGTATTCCTTTATTCTGCTGGGCAATGGCTTCATTGTACTCATCACAAGGGTAGACTCCGCTCTTCAGACccccatgtatttttttcttggcaACTTTTCCTTTTTAGAGATATGTTATGTATCAATTACTCTACCCAGAATGGTCTTCAATCTTAGTACCCAGAGAAGAAGCATCTCTTTCATTGCCTGCGCTATACAAATGTGCTGCACTCTTATCCTGGGGGCCACAGAGTGCCTCCTCCTGGCTGTCATGGCCTATGACCGTTATATGGCCATCTGTAACCCTCTGCACTATCCTTTAGTCATGAATCAAAGGGTGTGTTCACAACTGGTGATTGGCTGCTGGATCAGTGGAATTCCAGCACAGATAGGGCAGACATCACagattttttctctttcattttgtgGTTCCAACCAAATCAATCACTTCTTCTGTGACATCCCCCCAATACTTCACCTAGCCTGTGGTGACATCTTTATGAATGAAATGTTGGTTTTCCTAGGTGCTGTGATATTTGTGTTGGTCCCATTTCTGTTAATAGTCTTTTCCTATAGTAAAATCATCTCTACAGTCCTGAAATTGCCATCAGCCACTAGTCGAGTCAAAGCCTTCTCCACCTGTTCATCTCATCTTGCAGTTGTGATACTATTTTTTGGATCGGCTATGATTACATATTTTACATCCAATACTAGTCATTCAGGTGGAACTGACAAagtgctttctcttttctatacTGTTGTGACTCCCATGTTTAATCCCTTGGTATACAGTCTAAGAAACAAGGATATCATagtagcactgagaaaattcttaTGCAAACAAATTACTAAAATATAA
- the LOC143272707 gene encoding olfactory receptor 10AG1-like gives MDDTKMRSADNISTVTQFILLGFSDLPNLQGFLFGIFFIVYLIILVGNSFIIVITRLDPALQKPMYFFLSNFSSLEICYVSVTLPRILFNIGTQNRSISKVACATQNCFFLMLGATECFLLAVMSYDRYVAICNPLHYPLVMNPIKCTQLAAGSWLGGIPVQIAQTCQIFSLHFCNSNQINHFFCDLPPILKLACGDTSVNELSVYLVAILFAAVPFMLILASYTRIIATILKLPTATGRAKAFSTCSSHLLVVFLFFGSATVTYLRPKSTHTPGTDKLLSLFYTIVTPMFNPLIYSLRNKDVIAALRKFLLRR, from the coding sequence ATGGATGACACAAAGATGAGGTCAGCAGACAATATCTCCACAGTCACACAATTCATCCTTCTGGGATTCTCAGATCTGCCCAACCTCCAGGGGTTTCTGTTTGGAATATTCTTCATAGTTTACTTAATTATCCTAGTTGGAAATAGTTTCATAATTGTGATAACCAGGCTTGATCCAGCACTACAGAAGCCGATGTATTTTTTCCTGTCAAATTTTTCTTCTCTGGAAATCTGTTATGTATCAGTCACTCTTCCTAGAATTCTGTTCAATATTGGTACTCAGAATAGAAGTATATCCAAGGTTGCCTGTGCCACACAAAACTGCTTCTTCCTTATGCTGGGAGCCACTGAATGCTTCCTTCTGGCTGTGAtgtcctatgaccgctatgtggctaTCTGCAACCCTCTGCACTATCCCTTGGTTATGAACCCAATAAAGTGCACTCAGCTGGCAGCAGGCTCCTGGCTTGGTGGCATCCCAGTTCAGATAGCACAAACATGTCAGATATTCTCTCTGCACTTTTGCAATTCTAACCAAATCAACCACTTCTTCTGTGACTTACCTCCCATTCTCAAGCTGGCCTGTGGGGACACTTCTGTTAATGAGCTGTCCGTCTACTTAGTGGCTATCCTCTTTGCTGCAGTCCCTTTTATGTTGATCCTTGCCTCTTATACCAGAATCATTGCCACCATTCTGAAGTTGCCAACAGCCACAGGACGGGCAAAAGCCTTCTCCACGTGTTCTTCCCATTTGcttgtggtatttttgttttttggatcaGCTACTGTTACCTACTTGAGGCCAAAGTCCACACATACTCCAGGAACCGACAAACTGCTTTCTCTATTCTACACGATTGTGACCCCCATGTTCAACCCCCTGATATACAGCCTTAGGAACAAAGACGTGATAGCTGCACTGAGAAAATTCTTACTTAGAAGATAA